ACCTTGACGGTCATCTTGACCTTGTCGGTACCCTCACCAACGGCGACGACCTTTCCGATCTGGGTCTTCTCTTGGGCGGTCTCAGGAATGTAGATGCCGCTTGCGGTCTTCGCCTGTACCTCTTCGCTCTTGACGAGCACTCTGTCAGCCAACGGTTTAATTGTCATGTTTGTTCCTCCAAACGATGTGTGTTGATGTATGGGTCCTTTCCGGACACCTTTCGTAATATACTCAAACCACGCGGAAAGGGCAACAGAAAACCGGTTTGGGTGCGCAAATAGTGCTCAGTGTGAAAACACTTGCCGTTGCTTTCCGTCCATGAGTATATTGCAGGTGAGGAAAGCGGATATGGAACGCAAGGAGACGGAAAACAACCAGCTGATGGTGATGCCGGAGAAAGAGGTGGGGAACTACCTGTACCGAAAAGCCATCGCCTACGCCCGTGAGAAGAACATCTATGAATCCTTGATGTGCTACGTGGACGCGTTCCTTCTCCGGAGCGAGGAAAGTCATTGCGATGACAAGAATTGGCTGGATTTCTTCCGCCTTGAGTTCATCATTTATCTGCTGGGGAAGAAACAGGTGTGCTGTTCGCTGTGCGAAGGGGACATGATCCACGACTGGCTGAAGGACGAATACCAGCGCCTGATGGACTCCCTCAGCCAAAGCGAGATCCCGTTCAAGGGGAATCTGCACGAATGGTTCGCCTCATTGGAGCTTTCGTTTCCCTGGATGTTCTGAAAAGTGGGTCAAAATGAACCCATCCCAAAGGGTGTTTTCCTTAGTTGTATCATTTTGA
The window above is part of the Sphaerochaeta sp. genome. Proteins encoded here:
- a CDS encoding co-chaperone GroES, coding for MTIKPLADRVLVKSEEVQAKTASGIYIPETAQEKTQIGKVVAVGEGTDKVKMTVKVGDRIIHDKFAGVSVKDGNEEYLILKMDDILAVID